A genomic stretch from Silurus meridionalis isolate SWU-2019-XX chromosome 1, ASM1480568v1, whole genome shotgun sequence includes:
- the cdkn2d gene encoding cyclin-dependent kinase 4 inhibitor D yields the protein MVLRESDAGNRLTTAAARGDTAEVRKLLEESRVHPDTRNEFGKTALQVMMMGNTNVAYLLLESGADPNIQDRFGIAPAHDAARTGFLDTLHVLVDYGASVNIADQSGTLPIHIAIREGYRDVVEFLAPRSNLGHQDTRGDTALDIAEASCTPDMVELLKRQLESSLAYKFQ from the exons ATGGTGCTGAGAGAGAGCGACGCGGGGAACCGCCTGACCACGGCGGCGGCGCGAGGAGACACGGCAGAGGTGCGCAAGCTGCTGGAGGAGAGTCGCGTTCACCCGGACACCAGGAATGAATTCGGCAAAACAGCCTTACAG GTCATGATGATGGGTAACACCAACGTCGCTTACCTGCTGCTGGAGAGTGGTGCCGACCCGAACATCCAGGACCGTTTCGGGATCGCGCCAGCCCATGATGCTGCCCGGACAGGGTTTTTGGACACACTGCATGTCCTGGTCGATTATGGCGCCTCGGTCAACATCGCCGATCAGTCTGGTACTCTGCCCATCCACATTGCCATTCGAGAGGGCTACAGAGATGTAGTGGAGTTCCTGGCACCGCGTTCCAACCTTGGCCACCAGGACACCCGAGGGGACACGGCGCTGGACATCGCAGAAGCTTCGTGCACACCAGATATGGTGGAGCTGCTAAAGCGGCAGCTGGAATCCTCCCTGGCTTATAAGTTTCAGTGA